The proteins below are encoded in one region of Sulfolobus islandicus Y.N.15.51:
- a CDS encoding PaREP1 family protein, with protein sequence MRRPSKDLALKFLNEAEEFLSKGDLVQACEKYYKAAEEAIKLLVIENNLKEIINDVESKGRWESENLFKASKLLRSNNPEILILWKSAWTLHVEGFHELSLNEKEVKKLKEDVKKLVIFAINS encoded by the coding sequence TTGAGGAGGCCAAGCAAAGATTTAGCATTAAAGTTCTTAAATGAGGCTGAGGAGTTTTTATCTAAGGGTGATCTTGTTCAAGCTTGTGAGAAGTATTATAAGGCTGCTGAGGAGGCTATAAAGCTTCTTGTTATAGAAAATAACCTAAAAGAAATAATAAATGATGTTGAGAGCAAGGGAAGATGGGAAAGCGAAAACTTGTTTAAAGCTTCCAAATTATTACGAAGTAATAATCCTGAAATACTAATTCTATGGAAAAGCGCATGGACTCTTCATGTGGAAGGATTCCATGAGCTTAGTTTAAACGAGAAGGAAGTTAAAAAACTTAAGGAAGATGTTAAGAAACTAGTTATATTTGCCATTAATAGTTAA
- a CDS encoding peptidase U32 family protein: MKLVVATNFDDSLLEELKKYPEVKYIFGSFKRTITGHGRAGFIIPDIKEEQFKNHISIAHSYGIKFLYTMNTNTLLGKEYDAEFIGKVMKEIDKLVSLGVDGFIIAVPFLIRLIRSEYPDLEVSASSFSRIHNVREVEEYANLGVNTIIMHEDANRDFKLLKEIASLSKTNKFDVELILNNSCLYGCPFRLTHDGISSITSMVNGVNDVWFEYPILLCATDVLNDPVNLIRSRWIRPEDIKYYEEIGINRFKIAGRNKKTEWILNVVKAFTERMYEGDLLDLVSYPQGRAATKAIQMVNGPSSYSVLTKVKIDNTKFPEGWIKFFLTNDCDTRSCKECKYCDIIAERVITIDGEPFKTDKWNIRQSYPINLIPKFKENGIKKGNQ; this comes from the coding sequence ATGAAGCTGGTAGTTGCTACAAATTTCGATGATTCCCTATTGGAAGAATTAAAAAAGTATCCAGAGGTTAAATACATTTTTGGAAGTTTTAAGAGGACAATAACTGGACACGGTAGGGCTGGTTTTATCATACCCGATATTAAGGAAGAACAGTTCAAGAATCACATTAGTATAGCACATTCTTATGGCATAAAATTTCTTTACACAATGAATACTAACACATTATTAGGCAAGGAATATGACGCAGAATTTATTGGTAAAGTAATGAAAGAGATCGACAAGTTAGTAAGTCTAGGAGTTGATGGTTTCATAATAGCAGTACCCTTTCTTATTAGGCTAATAAGAAGTGAATACCCTGACTTAGAAGTATCAGCCTCATCGTTTTCTAGAATTCACAATGTGAGGGAAGTTGAGGAGTATGCGAATTTAGGTGTAAACACTATTATTATGCATGAGGATGCAAATAGGGATTTCAAATTATTAAAGGAGATTGCTTCATTATCTAAAACTAATAAATTCGACGTGGAGTTAATACTCAACAATTCTTGTCTTTACGGTTGCCCGTTTAGGCTTACACATGACGGAATTTCATCAATTACTTCTATGGTAAACGGAGTAAATGACGTTTGGTTTGAGTATCCTATATTATTATGTGCAACTGATGTCTTAAACGATCCAGTAAATTTGATAAGGAGTAGGTGGATTAGGCCAGAGGATATAAAATACTACGAGGAGATAGGGATAAATAGGTTTAAGATCGCTGGGAGAAATAAAAAGACAGAATGGATATTGAACGTGGTTAAGGCTTTTACCGAGAGAATGTATGAAGGAGATCTCTTAGATCTTGTTAGCTACCCTCAAGGGAGAGCGGCAACAAAGGCTATTCAGATGGTTAATGGGCCATCATCCTATTCTGTACTAACTAAAGTGAAGATAGACAATACAAAGTTCCCTGAGGGATGGATAAAGTTCTTCCTTACCAACGATTGCGATACGAGAAGTTGCAAGGAATGTAAATATTGTGATATCATAGCTGAAAGAGTAATTACAATAGATGGAGAACCATTTAAGACTGACAAATGGAATATAAGGCAATCCTATCCTATCAATTTAATACCAAAATTTAAAGAAAATGGTATAAAAAAAGGAAATCAATAA
- a CDS encoding benzoate-CoA ligase family protein: MTAKYGRILNVTDALFSKWENSEADKRIAIYYKDEVWSYRKVIEEINRVGNALRELGVEKENRILIIAYDTPFFISIFYSAMKIGAIPVPVNTYLKPEEYLFLLEDTGAKVLAIEPDIWPKLSPYLKGRADKLKHVIILPSISETQKITFEDHNHKAELSFYHGLVSTASTHLEAEKTSPNDMAFWLYTSGTTGHPKAAVHLHKDILVVLDTYVKNVLKISEKDRLFSASKLFFAYGLGNGSYFAFGNGASTVLMPDRVEPRRVLETIHKYKPTIFFGVPTLYNAMLHVEDWKNYNLTSLRFCVSAGEPLPPLIYIKWKERYGVEILDGIGSTEALHIYISNIPSNSKPGCTGKPVPGYEVKIVDEDGNEVPPKTIGDLYVKGDSVAMFYWNDYESTRKNMMGSWFRTGDKFYRDDEGYYYYVGRSDDMVKTSGLWVSPIEVESALLSHPAVLEAAVVGIPDEVGLVRVVGFVTLKQGYSPSSELAEEIRNYLREKLDHYKVPKEIRFITEIPKTATGKIQRYKFRLGEIK; the protein is encoded by the coding sequence ATGACTGCTAAGTATGGTAGAATTTTAAATGTAACTGATGCGTTGTTTTCAAAATGGGAAAATAGTGAGGCAGATAAAAGAATAGCAATTTATTATAAAGATGAAGTTTGGTCATATCGCAAGGTAATAGAGGAAATAAATAGGGTAGGTAATGCCCTAAGGGAATTAGGAGTGGAGAAAGAAAATAGAATATTGATAATAGCGTATGATACACCGTTCTTTATATCGATTTTCTATAGTGCCATGAAAATTGGTGCGATCCCGGTACCAGTTAACACTTATTTAAAACCAGAGGAGTATCTTTTCCTTTTAGAGGATACTGGAGCTAAGGTATTGGCAATTGAACCAGACATTTGGCCCAAGTTATCTCCATACCTTAAAGGTAGAGCTGATAAACTTAAACATGTTATAATTTTGCCCAGTATATCAGAAACGCAGAAGATCACTTTCGAGGATCATAATCACAAGGCAGAGTTGAGTTTTTATCATGGACTTGTTTCTACAGCCTCCACTCACTTAGAAGCTGAAAAGACTTCTCCAAACGATATGGCGTTTTGGCTCTATACGTCAGGGACTACGGGACATCCTAAAGCAGCAGTTCACTTACATAAAGACATATTAGTTGTTCTCGATACCTATGTGAAAAACGTTCTCAAAATCAGTGAAAAAGATAGACTATTCAGCGCCTCTAAACTATTTTTCGCTTATGGATTAGGAAATGGATCCTACTTCGCCTTTGGTAACGGTGCCTCGACAGTTCTGATGCCAGATAGAGTAGAACCCAGAAGGGTATTGGAGACCATACATAAATACAAGCCTACTATCTTCTTTGGAGTGCCTACTTTATATAACGCAATGCTACATGTAGAGGATTGGAAGAATTACAACTTAACTAGTTTAAGATTTTGCGTTTCTGCTGGAGAACCCTTACCCCCGTTAATATATATTAAATGGAAAGAGAGATACGGCGTAGAAATTCTAGATGGTATTGGTTCCACTGAGGCACTTCACATATATATCTCTAACATTCCAAGTAATTCTAAGCCTGGATGTACTGGGAAACCAGTCCCTGGATATGAGGTTAAAATAGTAGATGAAGATGGCAATGAGGTTCCTCCTAAAACTATAGGGGATCTCTACGTAAAAGGAGATAGTGTAGCCATGTTTTATTGGAATGATTACGAAAGTACTAGAAAGAACATGATGGGATCTTGGTTTAGAACTGGAGATAAGTTTTACAGAGATGACGAGGGATATTATTACTACGTTGGAAGGTCTGACGATATGGTTAAGACTTCGGGATTATGGGTTTCTCCAATAGAAGTGGAATCTGCGCTATTATCACATCCTGCAGTTCTTGAGGCTGCAGTTGTAGGTATTCCAGATGAAGTAGGATTAGTAAGGGTAGTTGGGTTTGTTACGCTAAAACAAGGGTATTCGCCAAGTAGTGAATTAGCTGAGGAGATAAGGAATTACCTTAGGGAAAAATTAGACCATTATAAGGTTCCTAAAGAAATAAGGTTTATTACGGAAATTCCTAAGACTGCAACCGGTAAGATACAACGATATAAGTTTAGGCTAGGGGAGATCAAATAA
- a CDS encoding sulfurtransferase TusA family protein has protein sequence MSQEVRIAKTLDARGMYCPGPVLETAKAIKQINVGEVLEILATDPAAKPDIEAWARRTGNQVVDIQQQGGVTRILIKRMK, from the coding sequence ATGTCTCAAGAGGTTAGGATTGCAAAGACGTTAGATGCTAGGGGGATGTATTGCCCCGGCCCAGTTTTAGAAACTGCAAAGGCAATTAAGCAAATAAATGTTGGTGAGGTTTTGGAAATACTTGCAACTGATCCTGCTGCGAAACCTGACATTGAAGCGTGGGCTAGGAGAACCGGAAACCAAGTAGTTGACATACAACAACAAGGAGGAGTAACAAGGATATTAATTAAAAGAATGAAATAA
- a CDS encoding PaREP1 family protein — translation MSISTSAEIYYEEAEEFLSKGDLVQACEKYYKAAEEAIKLLVIENNLKEIINEAEEHGWDSKTLNDAVTELSYKLGDNIIDMWASAVTLFTARKFMDKDLIENYKKDIKTLIEEAKQRFSIKVLK, via the coding sequence ATGAGTATAAGTACTAGTGCAGAAATATATTACGAGGAAGCGGAGGAGTTTTTATCTAAGGGTGATCTTGTTCAAGCTTGTGAGAAGTATTATAAGGCTGCTGAGGAGGCTATAAAGCTTCTTGTTATAGAAAATAACCTAAAAGAAATAATAAATGAGGCAGAAGAGCACGGGTGGGATTCTAAGACATTAAATGATGCGGTAACTGAACTGTCTTATAAGCTTGGAGATAATATAATAGACATGTGGGCATCAGCGGTAACACTTTTTACTGCAAGGAAATTTATGGATAAAGATTTAATAGAGAATTATAAGAAAGACATTAAGACGCTAATTGAGGAGGCCAAGCAAAGATTTAGCATTAAAGTTCTTAAATGA
- a CDS encoding 1,2-phenylacetyl-CoA epoxidase subunit PaaC yields the protein MQKFNSVRELSQDLKNTLIEIIVLRADFELGMVEQISPWLVNAPTVDDRLFTAKLVSDELNHGWQLVRLLEEFNVKDRVVKIEEARLGIHMLDISNMPLFNWEDVIAFVFLVDRAGLYQLRVIKDCSFEPLANLASSMIKEEESHLFFSKNVLKAYQNKNRLQAALNFWFPRALEMLYKVKSLNEVHLRDLNVSELISDKLIEDYVRSTNDEMRNFGFVEVNYDKNLHYNIVLK from the coding sequence ATGCAAAAATTTAACAGTGTAAGGGAACTGTCACAAGATCTAAAAAACACCTTAATAGAGATAATAGTGTTAAGGGCAGACTTCGAATTAGGCATGGTAGAACAAATTTCACCCTGGCTAGTTAACGCGCCAACAGTAGATGATAGATTATTTACGGCTAAGCTAGTTTCAGATGAGCTGAATCATGGTTGGCAACTAGTGAGATTACTGGAAGAGTTTAACGTTAAGGATAGAGTAGTTAAAATTGAAGAAGCTAGATTGGGAATCCATATGTTGGATATATCTAATATGCCTCTATTTAACTGGGAAGATGTCATAGCGTTTGTATTTCTAGTAGATAGAGCTGGGTTATATCAGTTGAGAGTAATTAAGGATTGTTCATTTGAACCATTAGCCAATTTGGCCTCTAGCATGATTAAGGAGGAAGAGAGCCATTTATTTTTCTCTAAAAACGTATTGAAGGCCTATCAGAATAAGAATAGGTTACAAGCTGCGCTCAACTTCTGGTTCCCTAGAGCCTTAGAGATGCTATATAAAGTGAAATCCCTAAATGAGGTTCATCTTAGAGACCTTAACGTTTCCGAATTGATAAGTGATAAACTCATTGAAGACTACGTAAGATCGACTAATGATGAGATGAGGAATTTTGGATTTGTTGAAGTAAACTACGATAAAAATCTCCACTATAATATTGTACTAAAATAA
- a CDS encoding transcriptional regulator PaaX → MKIQSLFFTLYGDYVKDSGGTISSKSLIVIFKEFGFSEGAIRAGLHRMKKAGLIVGIKGENRKVSYKLSEKGMLRLLEGTRRVYEKVRRRWDNKWRIVVYNIPENNRELRDKLRRELKWLGFGMLAQSTWISPNPIEDTLKNFINDHYGSSNGIQVDIFVANYLGEPKGLVEKCWNLSEVEQAYRAFLEKWTGVLEKVSSLKSNEAFVTRILLVHEYRKFLNIDPDLPEDLLPPNWIGYTAYDLFMKLREELTPKANEFFYKVYEP, encoded by the coding sequence ATGAAGATACAGTCATTGTTCTTTACACTCTATGGAGATTATGTGAAGGATTCTGGAGGAACGATAAGTTCTAAAAGTCTAATCGTAATCTTTAAGGAATTTGGATTTTCCGAAGGAGCAATAAGGGCAGGATTACATAGAATGAAGAAAGCAGGACTTATAGTAGGAATAAAAGGAGAAAATAGGAAAGTTAGCTACAAATTATCAGAAAAAGGTATGCTAAGATTATTGGAAGGAACTAGGAGGGTTTATGAAAAAGTTAGGAGAAGATGGGATAATAAGTGGAGGATAGTAGTATATAATATCCCAGAGAACAATAGAGAACTAAGAGATAAGTTAAGGAGAGAGCTGAAGTGGCTTGGATTTGGTATGTTAGCCCAATCGACGTGGATCTCACCAAACCCAATTGAAGATACCTTAAAGAATTTCATTAACGATCACTATGGTTCATCTAATGGTATACAAGTAGACATTTTCGTTGCAAATTATCTAGGAGAACCTAAGGGACTAGTAGAAAAATGTTGGAATTTATCTGAAGTTGAACAAGCTTATAGAGCGTTCTTAGAAAAATGGACTGGAGTACTAGAAAAGGTAAGTAGTCTAAAAAGTAATGAGGCGTTCGTAACTAGGATACTACTTGTCCACGAATATAGAAAATTTTTAAACATTGATCCAGATTTACCTGAGGATTTATTACCTCCAAATTGGATAGGGTATACAGCATATGATCTATTTATGAAATTAAGGGAGGAACTTACTCCTAAGGCTAACGAGTTCTTTTATAAGGTTTATGAACCATGA
- a CDS encoding enoyl-CoA hydratase/isomerase family protein: MGLSELNPKYFKIEVEDGVGIIKLNRSPANAHNLEMLRELDNIIVESRFDQNVKAILITSNIPRFFSAGFDINEIKDKSPEYIGLSSQFSKEVMLRMMSTKKLIIASINGHCMGGGLELALASDLRFGANDENIKFGMPEVANLALIPGEGGTQFLARLVGRSKAIYLIVTGKTLSPKEAYELGILDRLIEPEKLFEESFEFARQVAKGPSLAVGFTKLAVNEGMDLPWYNAFALEREMQNQALASEDAKEGARAFFEKRRPVFKGK; the protein is encoded by the coding sequence ATGGGCTTAAGTGAGTTAAATCCAAAGTACTTCAAAATAGAAGTCGAAGACGGAGTAGGAATTATTAAATTAAATAGATCTCCAGCAAACGCACATAATCTTGAGATGTTGAGGGAATTAGATAATATAATAGTTGAATCGAGATTCGACCAAAACGTTAAAGCCATACTCATAACTAGTAATATTCCTAGGTTCTTCTCTGCAGGATTTGATATAAATGAAATAAAGGATAAGTCCCCCGAGTATATTGGATTATCGAGTCAGTTTAGTAAGGAGGTTATGCTTAGGATGATGTCCACTAAGAAACTAATAATTGCTAGCATAAACGGGCATTGTATGGGAGGTGGGTTAGAACTTGCGTTGGCGAGTGATTTAAGATTTGGAGCTAACGATGAAAATATAAAATTTGGTATGCCAGAAGTAGCCAATTTGGCCCTAATACCAGGGGAGGGTGGAACACAGTTTTTAGCTAGGTTAGTGGGTAGATCTAAGGCAATATACTTAATAGTAACCGGAAAGACGCTCTCTCCTAAAGAGGCCTATGAACTCGGAATATTGGACAGATTAATAGAACCCGAAAAACTATTTGAAGAGTCCTTTGAATTTGCAAGACAAGTGGCTAAAGGTCCATCATTAGCTGTAGGATTTACGAAATTAGCGGTAAACGAAGGAATGGATTTACCTTGGTATAATGCGTTTGCCCTAGAAAGGGAAATGCAAAACCAAGCGTTAGCGTCAGAAGACGCTAAGGAGGGAGCTAGGGCGTTCTTTGAAAAAAGGAGACCAGTATTTAAAGGGAAATAA
- a CDS encoding hydantoinase B/oxoprolinase family protein — MTSWEIIHKAFEFIAEEMGVMLKRSAMSPNIRERMDHSCAILDAEGNIIAQAEHIPVHLGSFSVGVKNTLKIVNLEEGDMVILNDPYISGTHLNDVMLLAPIYYNGKLIGYVVNKAHHVDVGGPSPGSLNPYATTIYEEGLVIPPVKIIKKGKLNEEIVEIVRENFKVPEVSLGDLNAQISANLNGVLRVKQLIDKYGLDRVLSSWAKSIEYGRSLALSEISKWNEGSFEDEDYLELDTLKRIRVKITISDKGIIADFNGTDNQVEAPFNAVYGVTFSAVSFVVRSLIGKDIPTNEGFYSVIKVIAPEGTIVNPLKPAAVGGGNVEASQRIADVTFKAFSHSIPVPAASSGTMMNVMMGGTYKGKYWAYYETIGGGTGGRPNKDGVSGVHVNMTNTLNTPIEIAERHYPILFTTYRIREGSGGKGMYRGGDGIIRAFKVLEKTKLSIMAERFKVPPWGLKGGENGKPGRVTIIRKGNVVEEMPSKFSTILNRGDEVIIETPGGGGYGSEK; from the coding sequence ATGACGAGTTGGGAAATAATTCATAAGGCTTTTGAATTTATTGCAGAAGAAATGGGAGTTATGTTAAAGAGATCGGCGATGTCACCTAATATTAGAGAGAGAATGGACCACAGTTGTGCCATTTTAGACGCTGAGGGAAATATCATAGCTCAGGCTGAGCATATACCCGTTCATCTAGGTTCATTCAGTGTAGGAGTTAAGAATACTCTGAAAATCGTTAATTTAGAAGAGGGCGATATGGTTATATTAAATGACCCTTACATTTCTGGTACTCACTTAAATGACGTAATGCTGTTAGCCCCTATTTATTATAACGGTAAACTCATAGGATACGTTGTTAATAAAGCTCATCATGTAGACGTAGGAGGACCTTCTCCAGGGAGTTTAAACCCTTATGCCACTACAATATATGAGGAGGGACTTGTAATACCTCCAGTAAAGATAATTAAGAAGGGTAAGCTAAACGAGGAGATAGTTGAGATTGTTAGAGAGAACTTTAAGGTTCCAGAAGTATCCTTAGGTGATTTAAATGCTCAGATCTCAGCTAACTTAAACGGTGTATTGAGAGTAAAGCAGCTAATAGATAAATACGGCTTAGATAGAGTTTTATCTTCCTGGGCAAAATCAATTGAATACGGAAGATCCTTAGCTCTTTCTGAAATTTCTAAATGGAATGAGGGTTCATTTGAGGATGAGGATTACTTAGAATTGGATACTTTAAAGAGAATAAGGGTTAAAATAACTATTAGTGATAAGGGAATAATTGCAGACTTTAATGGAACTGATAATCAAGTTGAAGCTCCATTTAACGCAGTATACGGTGTTACTTTTTCTGCAGTGAGTTTTGTGGTTAGGTCTTTAATAGGGAAGGACATTCCTACTAATGAGGGGTTTTATAGCGTAATTAAGGTAATAGCACCAGAGGGTACTATAGTTAATCCATTAAAGCCTGCAGCAGTCGGAGGAGGAAACGTTGAAGCTTCACAGAGGATTGCAGATGTCACATTTAAAGCGTTTTCACACTCAATTCCAGTACCAGCTGCAAGCTCTGGTACCATGATGAACGTAATGATGGGGGGCACTTATAAGGGAAAATATTGGGCTTACTATGAGACTATAGGGGGAGGTACGGGGGGAAGACCAAATAAGGATGGAGTGTCTGGGGTTCATGTAAATATGACGAATACGTTAAATACTCCCATAGAAATAGCTGAAAGGCATTATCCAATACTTTTCACTACATATAGAATAAGAGAAGGAAGCGGAGGAAAGGGTATGTATAGGGGAGGAGATGGAATAATAAGAGCATTTAAGGTTTTAGAGAAAACTAAGCTCTCAATAATGGCTGAAAGATTTAAGGTTCCACCTTGGGGATTAAAGGGAGGAGAGAACGGAAAGCCAGGGAGGGTTACAATTATCAGAAAGGGTAATGTTGTAGAGGAAATGCCCAGTAAGTTCTCCACTATTTTAAATCGGGGAGATGAGGTAATAATTGAAACCCCAGGGGGAGGAGGATATGGAAGCGAGAAATAG
- a CDS encoding 1,2-phenylacetyl-CoA epoxidase subunit PaaC has product MMVVVEYKKPKRVVGWGEYKGLRKFESIYDLPPEAVKVLFKLLSVQGDTEFASIEQHMPWLIHAPKLSDRVTISRIMVDEMRHGWQVIQILKEFGEEGKKIAEDLLSRRMGRHKLDAFNIPFNMWEDTLGFTFLIDRVGMFQLLAFEDSSFGPLSRIIPTMMMEEEFHINFGYTGIKKLVEEGKRDLAQALINKWFPRGLDMFGHSKSITIDLAYKYGIKKMRNDEMRQLYIKDIKELITPLGLELPDINRNRRVY; this is encoded by the coding sequence ATGATGGTAGTTGTGGAATACAAAAAGCCTAAAAGAGTCGTTGGATGGGGAGAGTATAAGGGATTAAGAAAGTTTGAGTCAATTTATGATCTTCCACCAGAAGCAGTTAAAGTCTTATTTAAGCTATTGTCAGTTCAAGGGGATACAGAATTTGCGTCAATAGAGCAGCATATGCCTTGGTTAATTCATGCACCAAAACTATCTGATAGGGTAACTATCTCGAGAATTATGGTAGATGAGATGAGGCACGGATGGCAAGTAATTCAGATATTAAAGGAATTCGGTGAGGAGGGAAAAAAAATAGCTGAAGATCTACTATCTAGGCGAATGGGTAGACATAAGCTCGACGCATTTAATATTCCATTCAATATGTGGGAAGATACCTTAGGCTTCACCTTTTTAATAGATAGAGTAGGAATGTTCCAGCTATTAGCCTTTGAGGATTCTAGTTTTGGTCCCTTATCTAGGATAATACCCACCATGATGATGGAGGAGGAATTTCATATCAACTTTGGATACACTGGTATTAAGAAGCTAGTTGAGGAAGGCAAGAGGGATTTAGCGCAGGCATTAATAAATAAGTGGTTCCCTAGAGGCTTGGACATGTTTGGCCACTCTAAGTCGATTACAATAGATTTAGCATACAAGTATGGGATAAAGAAAATGAGGAATGATGAAATGAGACAGTTATACATTAAGGATATTAAAGAACTAATTACTCCTCTAGGTTTAGAGTTACCAGATATAAATAGGAATAGAAGGGTATATTAG
- a CDS encoding ISH3 family transposase: MVTSGLPHQNNIQQIGYKLLSMLNFKGKKGEEVARTLISACLWNDSVESKSRAYGVSPQTVRNYVEEQGVEVIEKLLESARKISLKVLKGVREIDVSIDWTTKTWYGRPVGGLGSSEEGNSWNYATATTKFNGKVLLLAFVTQVKGMTKEEIVKALVEQVVAMGFKIRLITLDAGFYTVDVLNFISQFKYIVAVPVGDVKVYEEFDGDYTTNSKRHRRDEQVKFRLLVYSKEKVRRKKKSLVYFARATNLDLSKREVLDLYNKVRGPIETSYRNIKAFLPFTSSTKFVFRTLIFVLALVLYSLYTIFKGEVGREEFRLLLILLFPDLFNPENFTFNVIETLIYTIDLFSRR, translated from the coding sequence ATGGTAACATCCGGTCTCCCTCACCAAAATAACATTCAACAAATAGGATATAAATTACTTTCCATGCTGAACTTCAAGGGAAAGAAAGGGGAAGAGGTGGCGAGAACCCTCATCTCAGCGTGTCTATGGAACGATTCGGTGGAAAGCAAGTCGAGGGCGTATGGCGTGTCCCCACAGACCGTGAGGAATTACGTGGAGGAGCAAGGGGTGGAAGTTATTGAGAAACTCTTGGAAAGCGCCAGGAAGATATCCTTGAAGGTACTGAAGGGAGTAAGGGAGATAGACGTCTCAATAGACTGGACAACCAAGACCTGGTACGGGAGACCGGTGGGAGGGCTCGGGAGTTCGGAGGAGGGAAACTCTTGGAACTACGCAACTGCGACGACAAAGTTTAATGGGAAAGTGCTCCTACTGGCCTTCGTCACTCAAGTCAAGGGGATGACTAAGGAAGAGATCGTGAAGGCCCTCGTGGAGCAAGTCGTCGCGATGGGGTTCAAGATAAGGTTGATAACTCTTGACGCTGGTTTCTATACTGTTGATGTGCTCAATTTCATTTCACAGTTTAAGTATATAGTTGCTGTGCCTGTTGGGGACGTTAAGGTTTATGAGGAGTTTGACGGGGATTACACAACTAATAGTAAGAGGCATAGGAGGGATGAGCAGGTCAAGTTCAGGCTTCTCGTGTACAGCAAGGAAAAAGTGAGGAGAAAGAAGAAGAGTCTTGTTTATTTTGCTAGGGCTACTAACCTAGACCTATCCAAGAGGGAAGTGTTGGATTTGTATAATAAGGTAAGGGGTCCCATAGAGACCTCTTATAGGAACATTAAGGCTTTTCTTCCATTCACCAGTTCCACCAAGTTTGTTTTCCGCACGTTGATCTTCGTGCTGGCCCTTGTACTCTACTCCTTATATACCATATTCAAGGGGGAGGTGGGGAGAGAGGAGTTTAGATTATTATTAATTCTTTTATTTCCTGATTTATTCAATCCAGAGAATTTTACATTTAATGTAATTGAAACACTTATTTACACTATAGATTTATTTTCAAGGAGGTGA